One Pararhizobium capsulatum DSM 1112 DNA segment encodes these proteins:
- a CDS encoding aminotransferase-like domain-containing protein — protein MLNNVIQFPDKPGYAAIVSTIVDGIARRILVAGERMPPQRELAHQLGVAIATVGRAYSQLELQGFVESHVGRGTYIAGGRGRADTLSDPADTETIDLSIYRIPVPDLDSKLSDTLKTIIAEHHPQQILGSSPAAGQLSHRQAIAGWLQRYGVDASAGQIIITNGGQHAAMAAISTLTHAGETIATEEFTDPKMKSVASYLDRKLVGVEMDEDGMIPSSLEVLCQRQSIGAIYVTTRGQNPTNATLPLLRRKEIAEIARRHDLPIIESDIYGTTMADPQPPIFSIAPERTHFLTSFGRIIGPGIKVGCLVSPPADVPTTQAGVGMSTGSATLIAAEIVARWITGNQLEGMIRWQQAENIRRLSLLTTYPLLGTARTDVTSPHVWLPLPEQWRAEDFVDAAAAQHITIAPTHSFVVGRRSMPHAVRLCIGSPSSVEALQIACERLERLLNSQPKSSFET, from the coding sequence ATGCTGAACAATGTGATACAATTTCCTGATAAACCGGGGTATGCGGCGATTGTATCGACGATCGTCGATGGAATTGCCCGGCGTATTCTCGTCGCTGGCGAACGAATGCCGCCACAGCGTGAGCTTGCACACCAGCTTGGGGTGGCGATCGCAACGGTCGGGCGCGCATACTCTCAGCTGGAGCTTCAGGGCTTTGTTGAAAGCCATGTCGGCCGAGGGACGTACATTGCCGGCGGGCGTGGAAGGGCCGACACCCTGAGCGACCCCGCGGATACGGAAACCATTGATCTCTCGATCTACCGGATCCCGGTGCCGGATTTGGACAGTAAACTGTCGGACACGCTGAAAACGATCATTGCCGAACACCATCCCCAGCAAATTCTGGGTTCTTCGCCCGCTGCCGGTCAACTTAGCCACCGGCAGGCCATAGCTGGATGGTTGCAACGTTATGGTGTGGACGCGTCAGCAGGACAAATCATTATCACCAATGGCGGGCAGCATGCCGCCATGGCGGCAATCTCGACATTGACACATGCTGGCGAGACGATCGCAACGGAAGAATTCACAGATCCGAAGATGAAATCCGTCGCAAGCTATCTCGACAGAAAGCTCGTCGGCGTCGAGATGGACGAGGACGGCATGATCCCGTCGTCGCTCGAAGTGCTCTGCCAAAGACAATCGATTGGCGCCATCTATGTCACGACCCGAGGACAAAATCCGACCAATGCAACACTGCCGTTGCTCCGCAGGAAGGAGATTGCCGAAATTGCGCGGCGTCACGACCTACCGATCATCGAAAGTGATATCTACGGCACGACCATGGCTGATCCACAGCCACCAATTTTCTCTATCGCTCCTGAGAGAACACATTTCCTAACCAGCTTCGGACGGATCATCGGACCTGGCATCAAGGTCGGGTGCCTGGTTTCACCTCCTGCCGACGTCCCAACGACGCAAGCCGGCGTGGGCATGTCTACGGGGTCCGCGACATTGATCGCTGCTGAAATCGTAGCGCGCTGGATCACCGGCAACCAACTTGAAGGCATGATCCGCTGGCAACAGGCAGAGAATATTCGACGGCTTTCCCTGTTGACCACATATCCTCTGCTTGGGACTGCCCGAACCGATGTAACCAGTCCCCACGTCTGGCTTCCTCTGCCCGAGCAATGGCGCGCCGAGGATTTCGTCGATGCGGCAGCCGCACAGCACATCACGATCGCGCCAACCCACAGTTTTGTGGTCGGGCGTCGCTCGATGCCGCACGCAGTGCGCCTGTGCATCGGCTCGCCGTCGTCTGTCGAAGCCCTCCAGATTGCCTGCGAACGACTTGAACGTCTGCTGAATTCGCAACCGAAGAGTAGTTTCGAGACCTAA
- a CDS encoding NAD-dependent epimerase/dehydratase family protein gives MALYQDGGGSVLIVGATGVVGRAALEIYESDDSWDVSVLSRKKPSSATAAKWLGADLEDMDALTHALIGAGPFTHIVYAALQEEAALVDGWTSVSQISRNAGMLQNLLEALSVCGLRFSHLTLLQGTKAYGVHHGPYKMPAKESDPRFIASNFYYDQEDIALAKAKEHGFHITILRPQIVCGFALGNPMNAVTAIGVYGAICRELDQPFRFPGGHTCLQEAVDARLLGRAIKWAGSETLCRGETYNIANGDCFSWPTLWPEFARQLGVEAGIAHSFSLAEVMSDKQPVWDKIVRKHALVPHTYDEIVSSWQFMDYLLRHGKAYPHHSIVSTIKARKHGFHDCVDTEEMFRTLFAELQSSKILPAR, from the coding sequence ATGGCATTGTATCAGGATGGCGGAGGATCCGTCCTCATCGTCGGCGCAACGGGTGTGGTGGGCCGCGCTGCGTTGGAAATCTACGAGTCCGACGACAGCTGGGATGTCAGCGTTCTTTCGCGCAAGAAGCCGAGCTCTGCAACAGCCGCCAAGTGGCTTGGAGCCGATCTTGAAGATATGGATGCGCTGACGCATGCCCTCATAGGCGCCGGTCCGTTCACGCATATCGTCTATGCAGCGCTGCAGGAAGAAGCAGCACTGGTCGATGGCTGGACTTCCGTTTCCCAGATCAGCCGCAACGCCGGTATGCTACAGAATCTCCTCGAGGCGTTGTCTGTGTGCGGTTTGCGTTTCTCGCATCTGACCTTGTTGCAAGGCACGAAGGCCTACGGCGTTCACCATGGTCCCTATAAGATGCCGGCGAAGGAAAGTGATCCCCGCTTCATCGCGTCGAACTTCTACTATGATCAGGAGGACATCGCTCTCGCTAAGGCAAAGGAGCATGGGTTTCACATCACGATCCTGCGCCCGCAGATTGTTTGCGGTTTTGCGCTGGGCAATCCGATGAATGCGGTGACCGCCATCGGGGTTTACGGGGCGATCTGCAGAGAGCTTGATCAACCTTTCCGTTTTCCAGGCGGCCATACTTGCTTACAGGAAGCCGTCGATGCGCGCCTGCTTGGTCGAGCGATAAAATGGGCGGGCAGTGAAACGCTCTGTCGCGGAGAAACTTATAACATCGCGAATGGAGACTGCTTTTCCTGGCCGACCCTTTGGCCGGAGTTTGCCCGGCAATTGGGCGTCGAGGCGGGTATAGCGCATTCGTTTTCCCTGGCGGAAGTCATGAGTGACAAGCAGCCTGTCTGGGACAAGATTGTACGAAAACATGCGCTCGTTCCGCACACATATGACGAAATCGTTTCTTCATGGCAGTTCATGGATTACCTGCTCCGCCACGGCAAAGCATATCCACATCACTCCATCGTCTCCACGATTAAGGCCCGCAAGCATGGCTTTCACGATTGTGTCGACACGGAGGAGATGTTTCGAACCCTGTTCGCAGAGCTTCAGTCATCAAAAATATTGCCGGCACGATAA
- the gfa gene encoding S-(hydroxymethyl)glutathione synthase, with translation MANTAHIHPAVDAGLKSADPNFGGGTLVCACADKPVKVRIEGQVAHNHACGCTKCWKPAGTHFSIVAVVPHDKVTVLENGDKLQVVDPSALIQRHACKECGVHMYGPVEREHAFQGLDFIHPERFQEGGWAPPGFAAFVSSIIESGVDPGQMDGIRSRLREVGLEPYDCLSPGLMDYVATWVAKKSGALPS, from the coding sequence ATGGCAAATACAGCTCATATTCATCCGGCGGTGGACGCAGGTCTGAAATCGGCCGATCCGAACTTCGGCGGTGGAACGCTGGTCTGTGCCTGTGCCGACAAACCGGTGAAGGTGCGGATCGAAGGACAGGTTGCCCACAACCACGCATGCGGTTGCACCAAATGCTGGAAGCCGGCGGGGACCCATTTTTCCATCGTCGCCGTCGTCCCGCATGACAAGGTGACGGTGCTCGAGAACGGCGACAAGCTGCAGGTGGTGGATCCGTCCGCGCTGATCCAGCGCCATGCCTGCAAGGAGTGCGGCGTTCACATGTATGGACCGGTCGAACGCGAACATGCCTTCCAGGGACTGGATTTCATCCATCCCGAGCGTTTCCAGGAGGGGGGCTGGGCGCCTCCGGGTTTCGCGGCCTTCGTGTCCTCGATTATCGAATCCGGCGTCGATCCGGGCCAGATGGATGGCATACGGTCGCGGCTGCGGGAGGTTGGTCTCGAGCCCTATGATTGCCTGTCGCCGGGACTGATGGACTACGTTGCAACCTGGGTTGCAAAGAAATCCGGCGCCCTTCCAAGCTGA
- a CDS encoding S-(hydroxymethyl)glutathione dehydrogenase/class III alcohol dehydrogenase yields MDVRAAVAVQAGKPLEIMTVQLEGPRAGEVLIEVKATGICHTDEFTLSGADPEGLFPAILGHEGAGIVVDVGPGVTSLKKGDHVIPLYTPECRECYSCLSRKTNLCTSIRATQGQGLMPDGTSRFSIGKDKIFHYMGCSTFANFTVLPEIALANVNPDAPFDKICYIGCGVTTGIGAVINTAKVEIGSTAIVFGLGGIGLNVIQGLRLAGADMIIGVDINNDRKAWGEKFGMTHFVNPKEVGDDIVPYLVNITKRNGDTIGGADYTFDCTGNTKVMRQALESSHRGWGKSVIIGVAGAGQEISTRPFQLVTGRNWMGTAFGGARGRTDVPKIVEWYMEGKIQIDPMITHTMPLEDINNGFDLMHAGESIRSVVIY; encoded by the coding sequence ATGGACGTACGCGCAGCCGTCGCCGTTCAGGCAGGAAAGCCGCTGGAAATCATGACCGTTCAGCTCGAAGGCCCGCGCGCCGGAGAAGTGCTGATCGAGGTCAAGGCAACCGGTATCTGCCACACGGACGAATTCACGCTTTCCGGCGCCGATCCGGAAGGCCTGTTTCCGGCCATTCTCGGTCATGAAGGCGCCGGCATCGTCGTCGATGTCGGACCGGGCGTCACCTCGCTCAAGAAGGGTGACCATGTCATTCCGCTCTACACGCCGGAATGCCGCGAGTGCTATTCCTGCCTGTCGCGCAAGACGAACCTGTGCACCTCGATCCGCGCCACGCAAGGGCAAGGCCTGATGCCGGACGGCACCTCGCGCTTCTCGATCGGCAAGGACAAGATCTTCCATTACATGGGCTGCTCGACCTTCGCGAACTTCACCGTCCTGCCCGAGATCGCGCTTGCCAACGTCAACCCCGACGCCCCCTTCGACAAGATCTGCTATATCGGCTGCGGCGTGACCACCGGCATCGGCGCAGTCATCAACACGGCCAAGGTCGAGATCGGTTCGACAGCCATCGTCTTCGGTCTCGGCGGCATCGGCCTCAACGTCATCCAGGGCCTTCGCCTTGCCGGCGCCGACATGATCATCGGCGTCGACATCAACAATGACCGCAAGGCATGGGGCGAAAAGTTCGGCATGACGCATTTCGTCAATCCGAAGGAAGTGGGCGACGATATCGTGCCCTACCTCGTCAACATAACCAAGCGCAACGGCGATACGATCGGCGGTGCTGACTACACCTTCGACTGCACCGGCAACACCAAGGTCATGCGCCAGGCGCTCGAATCATCGCACCGCGGCTGGGGCAAGTCGGTCATCATCGGCGTCGCCGGCGCCGGCCAGGAGATTTCCACCCGTCCGTTCCAGCTGGTCACCGGCCGCAACTGGATGGGCACCGCCTTTGGCGGCGCGCGCGGCCGCACAGACGTGCCGAAGATCGTCGAGTGGTACATGGAGGGAAAGATCCAGATCGATCCGATGATCACCCACACTATGCCGCTCGAAGACATCAACAACGGCTTCGACCTCATGCATGCCGGCGAAAGCATTCGTTCGGTCGTGATTTACTGA
- a CDS encoding substrate-binding domain-containing protein has product MLRRMHGMKRSGLVVLAIVTALSSPVCAQSTAPNAGLGAAGELVDPTTLRVCADPSNLPFSDQGGEGFEDKLAKMVATETGRSAVAYTWFPSVTGFVRNTLGANRCDIIMGYAQGDELVQNTNAYYRSSYVLLYKKNSDLTGVETLVDPRLAGKKIGVVEGTPPSANMAAAKLMRNAKVYPLMVDTRVMPSMAELMIKDMQAGVIDAAVAWGPMAGYYARKSGLDLAVVPLTKEKGGQRMIYRITMGVRPSDQHWKRTLNAFIRDNQPEINKLLLDYGVPLLDEHDASITQ; this is encoded by the coding sequence ATGCTGCGTCGTATGCATGGAATGAAGAGAAGCGGCCTGGTCGTCCTGGCCATAGTCACCGCTTTGTCTTCACCTGTCTGCGCCCAGAGCACCGCCCCCAATGCCGGTCTTGGTGCGGCTGGAGAACTGGTGGACCCCACCACGTTGCGGGTCTGCGCCGACCCATCCAACTTACCTTTCTCCGACCAGGGCGGCGAGGGCTTCGAGGACAAGCTTGCCAAGATGGTCGCAACCGAGACCGGACGAAGCGCCGTTGCCTATACCTGGTTTCCGTCAGTCACGGGCTTCGTGCGCAATACGCTCGGGGCCAACCGCTGTGACATTATCATGGGATACGCTCAGGGCGACGAACTCGTGCAGAATACAAATGCTTATTACAGATCCTCTTATGTCCTGCTCTACAAAAAGAACAGTGATCTAACGGGGGTAGAAACGCTGGTCGATCCCAGGCTAGCTGGCAAGAAGATTGGGGTCGTGGAGGGAACGCCTCCGAGCGCGAACATGGCAGCGGCAAAGCTCATGCGAAACGCCAAGGTCTATCCCCTAATGGTCGATACGCGGGTGATGCCATCAATGGCGGAGCTCATGATCAAGGACATGCAGGCGGGCGTGATCGATGCGGCCGTGGCATGGGGACCAATGGCGGGCTACTACGCGAGAAAATCCGGTTTGGATCTGGCAGTCGTTCCCCTGACCAAGGAAAAGGGCGGCCAGCGCATGATCTATCGGATCACCATGGGCGTCAGGCCGTCTGACCAGCATTGGAAACGCACGCTCAATGCATTCATCAGAGACAATCAGCCGGAAATCAACAAGCTGCTGCTCGACTATGGCGTGCCGCTGCTGGATGAACACGATGCCAGCATTACCCAATGA
- a CDS encoding c-type cytochrome, methanol metabolism-related: MAFRITRLALSAFFAISIHGIATAADDEKKAAVASEEDGKYFDADGNPTFKIENGTVDWYTFSGYRRYHSDCHVCHGPDGMGSSYAPRLVESMKNLDYPTFISIVAEGRKNVGGGKENVMPAFGDNKNVYCYLDDIYVYLRARAVGAAPRGRPPKKADKPEAAKVHEASCMGG; the protein is encoded by the coding sequence ATGGCTTTTCGCATAACACGACTTGCGCTCAGCGCTTTCTTCGCGATCTCAATACATGGAATTGCCACAGCCGCGGATGACGAGAAAAAAGCGGCGGTGGCGTCGGAAGAAGACGGAAAGTATTTCGACGCGGATGGAAATCCGACGTTCAAGATCGAAAACGGCACCGTCGATTGGTACACGTTCAGCGGCTACCGCCGTTACCATTCGGACTGTCACGTCTGTCACGGGCCGGACGGCATGGGTTCGAGTTATGCGCCCCGTCTGGTCGAAAGCATGAAGAACCTGGACTATCCGACTTTCATCTCGATCGTCGCCGAAGGCCGAAAGAACGTGGGCGGCGGCAAAGAAAACGTCATGCCGGCATTCGGCGACAACAAGAATGTCTACTGCTACCTGGACGACATCTATGTCTATCTGCGGGCTCGTGCCGTTGGTGCCGCTCCCCGGGGACGTCCGCCAAAGAAGGCCGACAAGCCCGAAGCGGCAAAGGTCCACGAAGCCTCCTGCATGGGGGGATGA
- a CDS encoding methanol/ethanol family PQQ-dependent dehydrogenase, with translation MNVLARIIYPSLTAAGFLTAAFAGHVLANDELTALSADSKNWAMPTGDYANHRYSKLNQITKDNVKDLQVKWTFSTGVLRGHEGGPLVIGDVMYIHTPFPNIVYALDLKNDGKILWKYEPRQDPNVIAIMCCDTVNRGVAYGDGKIILNQADTTVVALDAKTGKVVWSVKNGDQTDGGKGESGTAAPMIVKDKVIIGVSGAEFGVRGWTAAYNLKDGSLAWKAYSTGPDAETLIDPEKTTHLGKPVGPDSGINTWEGEQWKTGGGTTWGWFSYDPKTNLVFYGTGNPSTWNPVQRPGDNRWSMTLMARDADTGAAKWLYQMTPHDEWDYDGVNESILVDAMQINGKPRDVLVHFDRNGFAYTLDRGTGELLVAKKYDPKVNWATEVVMDPSSAQYGRPQVVAQYSTQQNGEDANTSGVCPAALGTKDQQPAAYSPKTGLFYVPTNHVCMDYEPYKVSYTAGQPYVGATVSMYPAPDSHGGMGNFIAWDAAKGEIVWSKPEQFSVWSGALATEGDVVFYGTLEGYIKAVDLNGKELYKFKTPSGIIGNINTFEHGGKQYIAVLSGVGGWAGIGLAGGLLSPDNAAAWHGAVDQGRAQGDTAAVVGTAGLGAVGGYAALADYTTLGGQLTVFGLPD, from the coding sequence ATGAACGTGCTCGCCAGAATAATCTATCCGTCATTGACCGCCGCCGGATTTCTGACGGCGGCATTTGCCGGCCATGTCTTAGCAAACGATGAACTGACGGCTCTTTCGGCAGACTCCAAGAATTGGGCGATGCCCACGGGCGACTATGCCAACCACCGTTATTCAAAGCTGAACCAGATCACCAAGGACAACGTCAAGGACCTCCAGGTCAAATGGACCTTCTCGACCGGCGTATTGCGCGGCCATGAAGGGGGACCTCTCGTGATTGGCGATGTCATGTATATCCACACGCCGTTCCCCAACATCGTCTATGCACTCGATCTGAAGAACGACGGCAAGATCCTCTGGAAATACGAACCACGACAGGATCCGAACGTCATCGCCATCATGTGTTGTGACACGGTCAATCGCGGCGTCGCCTATGGTGATGGCAAGATCATTCTCAACCAGGCCGACACGACTGTTGTTGCCCTCGATGCCAAGACCGGCAAAGTCGTCTGGTCGGTGAAGAATGGCGATCAGACAGATGGTGGCAAAGGCGAGTCCGGCACAGCGGCCCCGATGATCGTCAAGGACAAGGTGATTATCGGCGTGTCAGGCGCCGAATTCGGTGTGCGCGGCTGGACGGCCGCCTACAATCTGAAGGACGGCTCGCTCGCCTGGAAGGCCTATTCCACTGGCCCGGACGCCGAGACCCTCATCGATCCGGAAAAGACAACTCACCTTGGCAAACCGGTCGGCCCCGACTCCGGTATCAACACCTGGGAAGGCGAGCAGTGGAAGACCGGCGGCGGTACGACGTGGGGTTGGTTCTCCTATGATCCCAAAACCAACCTGGTCTTCTATGGTACGGGCAATCCTTCGACCTGGAATCCGGTGCAACGGCCCGGCGACAACAGGTGGTCGATGACCCTGATGGCGCGTGATGCTGATACTGGTGCAGCCAAGTGGCTTTATCAGATGACCCCGCATGACGAGTGGGACTATGACGGCGTCAACGAGAGCATTCTGGTCGATGCGATGCAAATCAACGGCAAGCCCCGCGATGTGTTGGTGCATTTCGACCGCAACGGCTTCGCCTATACGCTTGATAGGGGCACAGGCGAGCTGCTGGTCGCGAAAAAATATGATCCGAAGGTCAACTGGGCCACGGAAGTTGTCATGGACCCTTCAAGCGCCCAATATGGTCGACCGCAGGTGGTAGCGCAATACTCCACCCAGCAGAACGGCGAGGACGCGAATACATCCGGCGTATGCCCGGCAGCGCTTGGCACCAAAGACCAGCAGCCGGCAGCCTATTCGCCGAAAACGGGTCTGTTCTACGTGCCCACCAACCATGTCTGCATGGATTACGAGCCCTACAAGGTCAGCTACACCGCCGGTCAGCCCTACGTCGGAGCGACGGTGTCGATGTATCCCGCGCCGGACAGTCATGGCGGCATGGGCAACTTCATCGCATGGGACGCAGCAAAGGGTGAGATTGTCTGGTCGAAACCTGAGCAGTTCTCGGTCTGGTCAGGCGCTCTGGCAACTGAGGGTGACGTGGTCTTCTACGGGACCCTCGAAGGCTACATCAAGGCGGTGGATCTCAACGGCAAGGAACTCTACAAGTTCAAGACGCCGTCTGGCATTATCGGCAATATCAACACGTTCGAGCATGGCGGCAAGCAGTATATCGCCGTCCTGTCGGGTGTCGGCGGATGGGCCGGCATTGGCCTCGCCGGCGGGTTGCTTTCACCCGATAATGCGGCCGCATGGCATGGTGCCGTCGATCAGGGGCGCGCGCAAGGCGACACGGCCGCGGTCGTTGGGACCGCGGGTCTAGGTGCAGTCGGCGGCTATGCCGCGCTGGCTGACTATACGACGCTTGGCGGGCAACTGACCGTCTTCGGTCTTCCCGACTGA
- a CDS encoding c-type cytochrome — translation MWIGAIGMMLAAKGHCLAQDATAGEKVFAKCKVCHIVDADKNKIGPSLMGVIGRTAGTHAGFRYSTAMVDAGKSGIIWDETTLNTYLRNPKAFVKGTKMAFAGLKTDDDIANVIAYLKQFPK, via the coding sequence ATGTGGATCGGCGCTATCGGCATGATGCTTGCGGCCAAAGGGCACTGTCTCGCGCAGGACGCCACCGCCGGCGAGAAGGTTTTCGCCAAGTGCAAGGTCTGCCACATCGTGGACGCGGACAAGAACAAGATCGGTCCGTCGCTGATGGGTGTGATCGGCCGGACTGCCGGCACCCACGCCGGGTTCCGGTATTCCACGGCCATGGTCGATGCCGGAAAATCAGGAATTATCTGGGACGAGACGACGCTGAACACCTATCTCCGCAACCCAAAGGCGTTCGTCAAGGGTACGAAGATGGCCTTCGCCGGCCTGAAGACGGACGATGATATCGCCAACGTCATTGCCTATCTCAAGCAGTTCCCAAAGTAG
- a CDS encoding ABC transporter permease, protein MGHHAQATVQAPLAGSLPGFRFHQYLVCLGGILVREGLRFLNQRERFISSLVRPLLWLFVFAAGFRQVLGVSIIPPYKTYVLYEVYITPGLCGMILLFSGMQSSLSMVYDREMGNMRTLLVSPFPRWFLLVSKLLAGVAISILQVYVFLAVAWFWGVRPSFAGYLMAMPALFLSGLMLCALGLLLSSIIKQLENFAGIMNFVIFPMYFASSALYPLWRIQESSPLLHKICLANPFTYAVELVRFALYGQIDWESLAVVVACAMLFLGGAILAYDPSSGLLGRRQDPGGNA, encoded by the coding sequence ATGGGGCACCATGCGCAGGCGACCGTTCAGGCCCCGCTGGCCGGATCGCTACCTGGTTTCAGATTCCACCAATATCTCGTCTGCCTCGGAGGAATCCTTGTCCGCGAGGGGCTTCGCTTCCTCAACCAGCGCGAACGTTTTATCTCCTCGCTGGTCCGGCCGCTTCTGTGGCTTTTCGTCTTTGCCGCGGGATTTCGCCAGGTTCTCGGCGTTTCCATCATCCCGCCCTATAAGACCTATGTGTTGTACGAGGTGTACATCACGCCAGGCCTGTGCGGCATGATCCTGTTGTTCAGTGGCATGCAGTCGTCGCTCTCCATGGTCTATGACAGGGAAATGGGGAATATGCGGACACTTCTTGTCAGCCCGTTTCCGCGCTGGTTCCTGCTGGTTTCAAAATTGCTCGCCGGTGTGGCGATCTCTATCCTCCAGGTCTATGTCTTCTTAGCTGTTGCGTGGTTCTGGGGCGTCAGGCCGTCATTTGCAGGCTACCTCATGGCGATGCCCGCATTGTTTTTGTCGGGATTGATGCTGTGCGCCCTCGGCCTGCTGCTGTCCTCGATAATCAAGCAACTGGAGAATTTCGCGGGGATCATGAATTTCGTGATCTTCCCAATGTATTTTGCCTCTTCGGCTCTTTACCCGCTCTGGCGTATCCAGGAATCGAGCCCGTTGCTCCACAAGATCTGTCTTGCCAATCCGTTTACCTACGCGGTGGAACTTGTCCGATTTGCTCTGTACGGGCAGATCGACTGGGAATCTCTGGCGGTGGTCGTGGCGTGTGCCATGCTGTTTCTTGGCGGTGCAATTCTCGCCTACGATCCCTCCAGCGGTTTGCTCGGCCGCAGGCAAGATCCCGGAGGAAATGCCTGA
- a CDS encoding ABC transporter ATP-binding protein, which translates to MQHVKSEEGMRLPAALDVAGVSHAYGRKQALSEVSFSVAAGRFTVLLGLNGAGKTTLFSLISHLYGMRHGSIRIFGNDIGRAPGEALRRLGIVFQARTLDLDLSVYQNLSYHAALHGIGRAAARARIETLLAQVDMSDRVHDKARGLSGGQMRRIEIARALLHRPPMLLLDEATVGLDIQSRAEILAIIRKLVVTDGIGVLWATHLIDEVGDSDHVVILDKGRVLANDRVDEVVRSAGATSIREAFAALVGLAPVSAGKGTA; encoded by the coding sequence ATGCAGCATGTGAAATCCGAAGAGGGAATGCGCCTGCCGGCAGCACTTGACGTGGCGGGTGTCAGTCACGCCTATGGCCGTAAACAGGCCTTGTCCGAGGTCTCGTTTTCGGTTGCTGCGGGCCGGTTTACAGTGCTGCTCGGCCTCAACGGCGCCGGCAAGACCACGCTGTTTTCGTTGATCAGTCATCTCTACGGCATGCGCCATGGCTCGATCCGCATCTTCGGCAACGATATCGGCCGCGCGCCTGGTGAAGCGCTGCGTCGCCTGGGCATCGTTTTCCAGGCGCGCACGCTCGATCTCGACCTCAGTGTCTACCAGAACCTGTCCTACCATGCCGCGCTGCATGGTATCGGCCGTGCCGCCGCCCGTGCCCGCATCGAAACGCTGCTCGCGCAGGTCGACATGTCCGACCGTGTGCACGACAAGGCCCGCGGTCTTTCAGGCGGCCAGATGCGGCGGATTGAGATTGCCCGGGCGCTGCTGCATCGGCCGCCAATGCTTCTGCTCGACGAGGCAACAGTCGGGCTGGACATCCAGTCGCGCGCAGAAATCCTGGCGATCATTCGCAAGCTGGTGGTCACCGACGGTATCGGCGTTCTCTGGGCCACCCACTTGATCGATGAAGTCGGTGACAGCGATCATGTCGTCATTCTGGACAAAGGCAGGGTCCTTGCAAATGACAGGGTGGACGAGGTCGTCCGTTCAGCGGGGGCAACCAGCATCCGCGAGGCATTTGCCGCATTGGTCGGGCTGGCTCCGGTCTCCGCCGGGAAGGGGACGGCGTGA
- a CDS encoding YVTN family beta-propeller repeat protein, whose product MRRGLFVLLAGFAATGLQPTPAAAYMVYVSNEKDNTVTVVDSDTKEVVRTIEVGQRPRGITISHDGKFVYLCASDDDTIEIIDTATHAIVGSLPSGPDPELFVLSPDGTTLYVANEDDNLVTVIDLESKHVKAEVPVGVEPEGMGISPDGKSLVNTSETTNMAHFIDTATNEITDNVLVDSRPRFAEFKPDNSEIWVSAEIGGTVTVIDNATREVKHKITFAIPGLRAEAIQPVGIRITADGKKAYIALGPANRVAVVNAESYEVESYVLVGQRVWQLAFTPDQKTIISTNGVSNDITFIDVATDEPVQSVTVGAMPWGVVVSPN is encoded by the coding sequence ATGCGACGAGGATTGTTTGTTCTATTGGCCGGTTTTGCCGCAACCGGGTTGCAGCCAACTCCCGCCGCAGCATACATGGTCTACGTCTCCAACGAGAAGGACAATACGGTAACGGTGGTCGATTCGGACACGAAGGAGGTCGTCCGCACCATCGAAGTCGGCCAGCGGCCGCGCGGCATAACGATCTCCCACGACGGCAAGTTCGTCTATCTGTGTGCGAGTGACGACGACACGATCGAGATCATCGACACCGCAACCCACGCGATCGTTGGGTCGCTGCCATCGGGACCTGATCCTGAATTGTTCGTGCTCTCGCCGGATGGAACAACGCTCTACGTCGCCAACGAGGACGACAATCTCGTGACCGTCATAGATCTGGAAAGCAAGCACGTGAAGGCGGAGGTGCCGGTTGGCGTCGAGCCCGAAGGTATGGGGATCAGCCCGGACGGGAAATCTCTGGTCAATACCTCAGAGACCACCAACATGGCCCATTTCATCGACACGGCGACCAACGAGATAACTGACAATGTGCTCGTGGATTCCCGCCCTCGGTTCGCCGAGTTCAAGCCCGACAATTCTGAAATATGGGTCAGTGCCGAGATCGGCGGTACCGTTACGGTGATCGACAACGCGACGCGCGAAGTGAAGCACAAGATCACGTTCGCGATCCCCGGTCTGCGGGCGGAAGCGATCCAGCCGGTTGGAATTCGCATCACCGCGGACGGCAAGAAGGCTTATATCGCGTTGGGGCCAGCCAATCGGGTGGCGGTGGTCAATGCAGAGAGCTACGAAGTCGAAAGTTATGTTCTTGTCGGCCAGCGCGTCTGGCAACTTGCATTTACGCCCGACCAGAAGACGATCATCAGCACCAATGGTGTTTCCAACGACATCACCTTCATTGATGTTGCAACCGACGAACCAGTCCAGTCGGTAACAGTTGGTGCCATGCCTTGGGGAGTTGTGGTGTCTCCAAATTGA